One region of Deltaproteobacteria bacterium genomic DNA includes:
- a CDS encoding type II secretion system protein GspG, which translates to MVAAAVSVSVLGRWRDARCSTAKIDLLTIDTVLELHTARYGEVPTTDQGLALLLERGFVKTALIDPWRKPYLYRQPGTHNPRGPDVGTLGGDGRSGGRGEDTDLYLGESDLRSPGCEP; encoded by the coding sequence ATGGTGGCGGCCGCGGTCTCGGTCTCGGTGCTCGGGCGGTGGCGGGACGCTCGGTGCTCGACGGCGAAGATCGACCTCCTGACGATCGACACCGTCCTCGAGCTCCACACGGCCAGATACGGCGAGGTCCCGACCACCGATCAGGGGCTCGCGCTCCTCCTCGAGCGGGGCTTCGTGAAGACGGCGCTGATCGATCCCTGGAGGAAGCCCTACCTCTACCGGCAGCCCGGAACCCATAATCCCCGGGGGCCCGATGTAGGGACGCTCGGGGGCGATGGCCGGAGCGGGGGCCGGGGGGAGGATACGGACCTCTACCTCGGGGAGAGCGACCTGCGCTCGCCGGGGTGTGAACCCTGA
- the purN gene encoding phosphoribosylglycinamide formyltransferase: MTLTLGVLASGSGSNFEAIGRAIERGELDAKIAVLVCNKEKAGVFARARDLGIPAVHVSHKHFESREAFEARICEVLAEHGVEWLVLAGFMRLVGATLLSAYPDRILNIHPALLPAFPGLHGARQALEAGVRETGCTVHLVDAGCDTGPRLAQALVPVEAGDDEASLTARIQRQEHRLYPLVLQWIAEGRLEARARRPGFPGLLPPTDDLVIFDGGEA, from the coding sequence ATGACCCTCACCCTCGGTGTCCTCGCCTCGGGCAGCGGCAGCAACTTCGAGGCCATCGGCCGGGCGATCGAGCGCGGCGAGCTCGACGCGAAGATCGCGGTGCTGGTCTGCAACAAGGAGAAGGCCGGCGTCTTCGCCCGGGCGAGAGATCTGGGCATCCCCGCCGTCCACGTCTCGCACAAGCACTTCGAGAGCCGCGAGGCCTTCGAGGCGCGGATCTGCGAGGTGCTCGCCGAGCACGGCGTCGAGTGGCTGGTGCTCGCCGGCTTCATGCGCCTGGTGGGGGCGACCCTGCTCTCGGCCTACCCCGACCGGATCCTCAACATCCACCCTGCCCTCCTGCCGGCCTTCCCCGGCCTCCACGGCGCCCGGCAGGCCCTCGAGGCCGGGGTGCGCGAGACCGGCTGCACGGTGCACCTGGTCGACGCCGGCTGCGACACCGGCCCCCGCCTGGCGCAGGCCCTGGTTCCGGTGGAGGCGGGCGACGACGAGGCCAGCCTCACCGCGCGGATCCAGCGGCAGGAGCACCGCCTCTACCCCCTGGTCCTCCAGTGGATCGCCGAGGGCCGGCTCGAGGCCCGCGCGCGGCGCCCGGGCTTTCCGGGGTTGCTGCCCCCCACCGACGACCTCGTGATCTTCGACGGGGGCGAGGCATGA
- a CDS encoding MFS transporter encodes MSTERVNPVVKYFKDFSVLKETRREYWGLQIVNVLDSTAYFAMFNIVILSLSDDFGLDDADAGYAFMVFSSATTIFLFLSGLLTDWLGIKRSLWLSMVGMAVSRAGIVAAVFLPEGTLRTAVAVAGLALMAPFVAMVQTAFQAANKRFTTKRSRGAGFNLWYLFMNVGAALGGFVVDWAFIDFGWPRYHIFTFGILTSLLSIVAIFLTIHHTEQLVGEDEEPEEEEAADAPRQSPIEIAKAVLRESAFWRFTALISLLLGVRAVFLYLGLLHPKFWTRVIGSDAAIGTLQALNPIGVIVGLIVLIPVLERFNVYKMLVTGAFITSVALLLQAVPPFGGLDLATFTYYSAGIFLLVLTVGELIWSPRLQEYTAAIAPKGQEGTYFGLSMVPYFLAKTAIGFVSGHMLAYWCPEGIGDRLRAGEVEYWRTPYAMWLVLALVALGGSLTALLLRGWFTRGTELEKEQSPEDRHAVAPEAA; translated from the coding sequence ATGAGCACCGAGCGCGTGAACCCCGTCGTGAAGTACTTCAAGGACTTCTCCGTCCTGAAGGAGACCCGCCGGGAGTACTGGGGTCTGCAGATCGTCAACGTGCTGGACAGCACGGCCTACTTCGCGATGTTCAACATCGTGATCCTGAGCCTGAGCGACGACTTCGGGCTCGACGACGCCGACGCCGGCTACGCCTTCATGGTCTTCTCGTCGGCGACCACGATCTTCCTCTTCCTCTCCGGCCTGCTGACCGACTGGCTCGGCATCAAGCGCTCGCTCTGGCTGTCGATGGTGGGCATGGCGGTGAGCCGGGCGGGCATCGTCGCGGCGGTCTTCCTGCCGGAGGGCACCCTGCGGACGGCGGTCGCCGTGGCCGGGCTCGCGCTGATGGCGCCCTTCGTCGCCATGGTCCAGACCGCCTTCCAGGCGGCGAACAAGCGCTTCACGACCAAGCGGTCCCGCGGCGCCGGGTTCAACCTCTGGTACCTCTTCATGAACGTCGGGGCCGCCCTCGGCGGCTTCGTCGTCGACTGGGCCTTCATCGACTTCGGCTGGCCCCGCTACCACATCTTCACCTTCGGCATCCTCACCTCGCTGCTCTCCATCGTCGCGATCTTCCTGACCATCCACCACACGGAGCAGCTCGTCGGCGAGGACGAGGAGCCGGAAGAGGAGGAGGCGGCGGACGCGCCGCGGCAGAGCCCCATCGAGATCGCGAAGGCGGTGCTGCGCGAGTCGGCCTTCTGGCGCTTCACCGCGCTCATCTCGCTCCTGCTCGGCGTGCGCGCGGTCTTCCTCTACCTCGGCCTCCTCCACCCGAAGTTCTGGACCCGGGTCATCGGCAGCGACGCGGCCATCGGGACCCTGCAGGCGCTCAACCCCATCGGGGTGATCGTCGGGCTGATCGTGCTCATCCCGGTGCTCGAGCGCTTCAACGTCTACAAGATGCTGGTCACCGGGGCCTTCATCACCTCGGTCGCGCTGCTGCTCCAGGCCGTCCCGCCCTTCGGGGGCCTCGATCTGGCGACCTTCACCTACTACTCCGCGGGGATCTTCCTCCTCGTGCTGACGGTCGGCGAGCTCATCTGGTCGCCGCGCCTGCAGGAGTACACGGCCGCCATCGCCCCCAAGGGCCAGGAGGGGACCTACTTCGGCCTCTCGATGGTCCCCTACTTCCTCGCGAAGACGGCCATCGGCTTCGTCTCGGGCCACATGCTCGCCTACTGGTGTCCCGAGGGCATCGGCGATCGGCTCCGGGCCGGGGAGGTGGAGTACTGGCGCACGCCCTACGCGATGTGGCTCGTGCTCGCCCTGGTGGCGCTCGGCGGCTCGCTGACCGCGCTGCTGCTGCGCGGCTGGTTCACCCGGGGCACGGAGCTGGAGAAGGAGCAGAGCCCCGAGGACCGGCACGCCGTCGCGCCGGAGGCGGCCTGA